The window cccaaggatggggaagttgcCATATTTattgatcacatgaaccggggctttgctcctcgcggctcaaaattcttcagagatgtcctgcacttctttgacctgcgacctcaagacatcggacccaattctgtgtcaaacatctgcaacttccaagtgttctgtgaggtgtacctcggagaagaacccagcttgctgctctttagggagttgttttacctgaaccgccagaatgaatgtgccaacgggcctagcttggaatgtggcggaatttcaatccaacgacggagagattgtcactttccttatgctgagccgccaagccacccgaaagattggaaccagacatggttctactgccaggacacttctccggctgacgagaaccctctgcccggctttcgcgccctgcgtctggaatcaaatcaccccttgccagacaaattatctcaagctgaacgtcaaccacttacacccaccatcaacaaaattaaagctcttctggggaacggcttGAATGGTATTGATCTGGTCCAGGTCTGGGTTGCCTGGCAGGTGATTCCTTTAAgtcgccgccccggcttgatgtgtgattacACAGGCCAGAAAGATGATCCTCTACGACACAGCccagacgacttacctgaggacgtcattgatgacaCAACCAAGTCGCttctaaacgagagcctggcagattgtgggagagtgggcttaagccctttctgcaagactaacccggctccagcggtaaaccattgacctgaatgcttctccttccattttaacaattttgTCTTAACttactaacctttgttgtattttataggctaatgataaattctggaaggtcaagtatgaccacgaagctgccaagaaagccagaaaagttaaaaaagccgccaggaaagccgctccccgtaagaagggcagtaaacctagcgcctcggacctgcttcgtctggaagacacctccgagtcagaggtagctcttgactctttaggctcctttttaaccatcttattgacacggatTATCGGCAGGAGGACACTGGAACAagtcatgaagtgaatgaagaggtaactataatttcatccgactccgagcctttgccaagacgGAAAGTTCGAAGAGTAACccagaaagtaagattttcagatcctttagcttatcaagatcctcaatttcttttgaagcgacagaatTATGAGAGCcagaggcagacccggaccagcaaagacgcagacctctcctccggcttacccgaagcaacaaggaagcaccggactgaggttatctccgacttatatgcttttcatcctttggcgggcgtcactcgtcaaccactcaattcttctgattcaaactaccagggaacttcaccttcctccggcgactcaatgcagtctagcttgccggccttcaagaccgcacccgggtaatgatgattaGCTTAccttgtgcttatcttactcatgtttttgcactaactctttgactttcagtgtacaagtaaagcccagcaagagggcaaagaaaaataagccggccgaagagccggtcctgactgaacctgaggcttctgctcatgagccgccaTCTGCACCAGCTCCTGCCACCACTGTTCCATCTGATGAACAAGTCATGGAAGGTTCTGATatcccggagatccccagcccggctcatccagatgatccggacgttgtaatcacccggacagagtttgtcgaaccgggaagacccaccgtgttagctagatgctctgccaaggaagaacttctggaacgccgcagggccaggctggacatcactgactatgctaatctgagaattggagatattgtctctggctatgttaatcaagtgcacaacagccgggacctggaaattgatatggtgaagcaaatacagcaaaaatctgaggtatgactctcttgcttactccatagttatctttaccatgccagcccccaagtctatgacttatgataaaatatgttgtagacttaataccggcttaataaTTACTGCAAGAAAACTggcttacctggtaacactcaagggccagcttaaacagcatagttgacccggttctttccttactttaatcaagtagttgagcaacgttacacattagcccccaagtgccaagtacctttgcctgcaaagtgcttgggacttactttcatgaaccggcactgtaaatagagcttttcagcatacattagcccccaagtgccaagtgtctttgcttgcaaagtgcttgggacttaatgttgcattataatcaccctaactgtaacccggaatttgtacaggccgcctgtaagaaatttgaatcggaaatctctgatctaaagaaccgcctgaagactcaggaaagtgagacccaaaaggccaattccaaatttgaattcagtgtatctgcacaagagaaactgaagaaaaagtttgaagcagaaagaaaagcctgggcggatgagaaaactgccttgctcagccgggccaaACAAGCGGAGGCcgctcttactgaaagaaccgcagaactttccggcttaaaacgccatgtatctcagatggtctccgcaatctttggtaagttactctgtaagtttCTAACTAGTTTACATCGTTCATTTCCCATAAGTATCACCATTGCCAttagctcacctgactttgtaatgcaggtcccagaagttccaatctcaatcagaacgtgttgaccaagctgaaggcagtttataccttggtagaacaactttacaccgggtcacagcgtgctttagtcgttgtggctctgtcaaatgaggttcccactcacctggcagatgtactcaggcggcttgccgtacttcctcaacgcttccaagagttgagacgggcttctgcaagagccggagctatagccgctctgagccgggccaaggcgtttctaccggagctagacccggccgacatcgctcttggataccccagcttgaaggaagacggcaccccctttgaccagaaagacttcgccgcctgtgtgaagagcgtgcgcccggtggccaccttgattggtaatgatacagaccttaccaagtatcaaccgggctatgacgcggagaatcagaggatcccaacaccacactatgaagcagtcagcctgattcctccgactcgtaagcataccttcgcccctgaagttgacccggccgggttaattgatgatgaggctcaatttgaagccttgagtggcattgactggaaatcatcaaccttccaggtcatggacacagccggaggagcggagagggatgacccggaaacctcaggccaacaacgcccttgatctcgcaggcggctcatatgatgtcttaaaagacgatgcctcacctttcggactcggggagtcatgtaatagagtaggacaaacacctaattttgtcgtgccatcgcacACGTGCGTAACGCTCAACATTGTTTAAGCTGCCCTttttatattcttccgggttatgcttgatcctctgttttccttatgtttaaagagctgtcctcaattgtcctgcatagaaaaacaaatcacaattCTCTAGGCAGCTTACTGCATGGAGAGTCACCTATTtcacatataacccggaatatgaatcaaagtcataataaactggccctcaattatatcttcgagataaccataacagcatacctgcGATCCTTCAAatatacttccggtttatataacccgaataatgaggttgagaactccgGCTCACCAGCACTTATAATACTTATTATGTGCcatcaacattattaatcaaggttaagccggtggaattagaaccacccttgaatacttttgatatgatcaaaagaacttgtttgcaacaaaaagatgtcaaaaatttggaggcttctgattcgaatacgaccagagaactgtcccaaaggggttaagctaagattcgaatacgatcatatagcccccagtggctttggcgttgccgatcaagagggtaccgacagctatgttctctttggttcgaatacgacctatgtttgaacaggaagcccccaaatgaccttgagagttgtttaacgacgctgattcgaatacgatccacgtcggttcccaaagggggttaagctatgattcaaatatgatcaagaaaaactccccaatgagctcggcaatatgccaatcaagtgggtatcgacagctatgttctctttggttcgaatacgacctatgtttgaacagaaATCCCCCAAATGATCATatttttaacggctagattcgaatacgatcataagccggatcaacctccaagtgaccatgtaatattacaatgaaaataacaatgatacagttacctttggaggaaacaaggacaga is drawn from Aegilops tauschii subsp. strangulata cultivar AL8/78 chromosome 1, Aet v6.0, whole genome shotgun sequence and contains these coding sequences:
- the LOC141027193 gene encoding uncharacterized protein, producing MVPRSQRGWARSRAQTSARQAVVPAGPGVAGGDSEELDRGGRSPGEARAALWCVCRRAGVLVCACAMRRGRWTRPVDQMVAGGASVASAGGGAFGRRRRGGYGVQTSVRFVEEVEGVAAEVMGSTGRRGEHGGCGVTAARLQLRSGARGRESRGGGRGRERVRGFQGVRVGVQGVQKLGDKQEVAGRVLARGGRARAVLLVGDAAISLSVQVKPSKRAKKNKPAEEPVLTEPEASAHEPPSAPAPATTVPSDEQVMEGSDIPEIPSPAHPDDPDVVITRTEFVEPGRPTVLARCSAKEELLERRRARLDITDYANLRIGDIVSGYVNQVHNSRDLEIDMVKQIQQKSEAACKKFESEISDLKNRLKTQESETQKANSKFEFSVSAQEKLKKKFEAERKAWADEKTALLSRAKQAEAALTERTAELSGLKRHVSQMVSAIFVSPLPLAHLTL